In Streptomyces sp. RFCAC02, the following proteins share a genomic window:
- a CDS encoding SRPBCC domain-containing protein, with translation MAMEHEVYVPLSATVVRRAFADPERVSRCVPGLQAEPDGTSAGLRGRLRVRVGSSTITYRGTLVVTERGEGVVVECEGEEARGSGTARLVLTVVPRPVADGSGTTLAFGGQVEATGRLAEAGADRLDAAGRRLLDRFAEALAADLAADGGERDAGADGEFAVRPVPGGIGTPDDNERAIPGIPAASEPEPDPFAPEGLGLDELTPAERDAAEAAGERVDDLADLAGTGEAGGRPGAEDARGGPDDPGDADDPAGIEEVSLLGGTDAVDELTADELLAGDEDLMGAEDIGDLVDLAAEEGVLSGGGEVPEPEADFARRTMIGRSAEEVDHAPPRGRYAPEPAPGRTPGPSAVLRWAAPAAAVAVAGAVLIRVLRRRHPAGR, from the coding sequence ATGGCCATGGAGCACGAGGTCTACGTCCCCCTGTCCGCCACCGTCGTGCGCCGCGCGTTCGCCGACCCGGAGCGTGTGTCCCGCTGCGTTCCCGGGCTCCAGGCCGAGCCGGACGGCACGTCCGCCGGGCTGCGCGGCCGGCTGCGCGTCCGTGTCGGGTCCTCCACCATCACCTACCGCGGCACCCTCGTCGTCACGGAGCGTGGTGAAGGGGTCGTCGTGGAGTGCGAGGGCGAGGAGGCACGGGGCAGTGGGACGGCGCGGCTCGTCCTCACCGTCGTGCCGAGGCCGGTCGCCGACGGCTCGGGGACGACCCTGGCGTTCGGCGGCCAGGTCGAGGCCACCGGCCGCCTGGCCGAAGCGGGCGCGGACCGGCTGGACGCGGCGGGCCGCCGGCTGCTCGACCGCTTCGCCGAGGCCCTGGCGGCCGACCTCGCGGCGGACGGGGGGGAGCGCGACGCCGGCGCGGACGGTGAGTTCGCCGTGCGCCCGGTCCCCGGCGGGATCGGCACGCCGGACGACAACGAGCGGGCCATCCCCGGCATCCCGGCCGCCAGCGAACCGGAGCCCGACCCGTTCGCGCCGGAGGGCCTCGGCCTCGACGAGCTGACGCCGGCCGAGCGGGACGCGGCCGAGGCGGCCGGTGAGCGCGTGGACGACCTCGCGGACCTCGCCGGCACCGGGGAGGCGGGCGGCCGTCCGGGAGCCGAGGACGCCCGGGGCGGCCCCGACGACCCGGGGGACGCCGACGATCCGGCGGGCATCGAGGAGGTCTCCCTGCTCGGCGGGACCGACGCCGTCGACGAGCTGACGGCCGACGAGCTGCTGGCCGGCGATGAGGACCTCATGGGCGCCGAGGACATCGGTGACCTGGTCGATCTCGCCGCCGAGGAGGGCGTGCTGTCGGGCGGCGGTGAAGTGCCCGAGCCCGAGGCGGACTTCGCCCGGCGCACGATGATCGGCAGGAGCGCGGAGGAGGTCGACCACGCCCCGCCGCGCGGCCGGTACGCCCCCGAGCCCGCGCCCGGGCGCACCCCCGGACCGTCCGCCGTGCTGCGCTGGGCCGCGCCGGCGGCGGCCGTGGCGGTCGCGGGCGCCGTGCTGATCCGGGTGCTGCGGCGGCGCCACCCGGCGGGCCGCTGA
- a CDS encoding DUF2617 family protein, producing the protein MLTTINTTFTDTRADDLAWALGREPLPSLATLDLELTGARVELRVLGASHQVLLESRGGTCSETVACLPGSRTPLPLGVSKRLGNFDYEFAAHVETLSPGSFAGRAQELLALVADHPHGLAAMFPGDPNAFTALLAQRRGAQIHWRTWHAYPQELCLVATRTRVTGAA; encoded by the coding sequence ATGCTCACCACGATCAACACCACGTTCACCGACACCCGGGCCGACGACCTGGCCTGGGCGCTCGGCCGCGAGCCGCTGCCGTCGCTGGCCACGCTCGACCTGGAGCTCACCGGGGCGCGGGTCGAGCTGCGCGTCCTCGGGGCGTCGCACCAGGTCCTGCTGGAGAGCCGGGGCGGCACCTGCTCGGAGACGGTGGCCTGCCTGCCGGGCAGCAGGACGCCCCTGCCGCTGGGGGTGTCCAAGCGCCTCGGGAACTTCGACTACGAGTTCGCGGCACATGTCGAGACGCTGAGTCCCGGGTCGTTCGCGGGGCGGGCCCAGGAGCTCCTCGCCCTCGTCGCCGACCATCCGCACGGGCTGGCCGCGATGTTCCCGGGCGATCCGAACGCCTTCACCGCCCTGCTCGCCCAGCGGCGCGGCGCGCAGATCCACTGGCGCACCTGGCACGCGTACCCGCAGGAGCTCTGCCTCGTCGCGACGCGAACGCGTGTGACCGGCGCGGCGTGA